The following proteins are co-located in the Xiphophorus hellerii strain 12219 chromosome 2, Xiphophorus_hellerii-4.1, whole genome shotgun sequence genome:
- the LOC116711859 gene encoding pulmonary surfactant-associated protein D-like isoform X1: MRLPVLFGIVLLVTDVGYCQNPCVPPYCNIHPVPGPMGLPGLPGPDGKPGIPGLPGKPGLPGLDGKPGLPGLSGKPGLPGLRGPVGPPGPPGLSLLGPVGRPGLPGPPGSTGPMGPRGSAGPPGPPGKTGWDGPAGPPGAPGAPGVPGAPGAPGVSVIGPPGPAGPHGPPGKTGPAGSQGPPGEPGVSCSCPDIKAIEQQLTKLQLAITYSFVRKVGEKYFVSNKEREPFEKAVKFCSQRGLELALPQSEEENNALAGVFNDAYKTVWINVNKKKAQGDFTLDANNRPLTFAKWGDGQPDASVQDVGCTMVSRHGFWKVTKECFLNAYVVCQF; the protein is encoded by the exons ATGAGGCTCCCCGTCTTATTTGGCATCGTTTTGTTGGTGACAGACGTCGGCTATTGCCAGAATCCATGCGTTCCTCCGTATTGCAACATACATCCGGTACCAGGGCCGATGGGACTTCCAG GACTACCAGGACCTGATGGAAAACCTGGAATACCAGGACTTCCTGGAAAACCTGGACTACCAGGACTTGATGGAAAACCTGGACTACCAGGACTTTCTGGAAAACCTGGACTACCAGGACTTCGTGGACCAGTAGGACCACCAGGACCACCAGGATTATCTCTCCTAG GACCAGTGGGACGACCCGGCCTACCGGGGCCACCTGGATCAACGGGTCCAATGGGGCCACGAGGATCAGCTGGACCACCAGGACCACCAGGAAAAACAGGATGGGACGGACCAGCAGGACCACCAGGAGCACCAGGAGCGCCTGGAGTGCCTGGAGCACCAGGAGCGCCTGGAGTGTCTGTAATAG GGCCACCGGGACCAGCTGGACCACATGGACCACCTGGGAAAACGGGCCCGGCTGGATCACAAGGACCACCCGGAGAGCCAG GTGTTAGCTGCAGTTGTCCTGACATCAAGGCCATAGAGCAGCAACTGACCAAGTTACAGCTGG CTATAACTTACAGCTTCGTCCGAAAGGTCGGCGAGAAATACTTTGTGTCCAACAAGGAGAGGGAACCTTTCGAGAAGGCAGTGAAGTTCTGCTCCCAGCGAGGGTTGGAGTTGGCTCTACCTCAGAGCGAAGAGGAAAACAACGCACTGGCTGGAGTGTTCAACGACGCATACAAAACCGTCTGGATCAATGTCAACAAGAAGAAAGCACAGGGGGATTTCACTCTTGATGCCAataatcgacctctgacctttgccaAATGGGGAGACGGGCAGCCAGATGCGTCCGTCCAGGATGTGGGCTGCACCATGGTGTCAAGGCACGGCTTCTGGAAAGTGACGAAGGAATGCTTCCTGAATGCTTACGTTGTCTGTCAGTTCTAA
- the LOC116711859 gene encoding pulmonary surfactant-associated protein D-like isoform X2 has product MRLPVLFGIVLLVTDVGYCQNPCVPPYCNIHPVPGPMGLPGLPGPDGKPGIPGLPGKPGLPGLDGKPGLPGLSGKPGLPGLRGPVGPPGPPGLSLLGPVGRPGLPGPPGSTGPMGPRGSAGPPGPPGKTGWDGPAGPPGAPGVSVIGPPGPAGPHGPPGKTGPAGSQGPPGEPGVSCSCPDIKAIEQQLTKLQLAITYSFVRKVGEKYFVSNKEREPFEKAVKFCSQRGLELALPQSEEENNALAGVFNDAYKTVWINVNKKKAQGDFTLDANNRPLTFAKWGDGQPDASVQDVGCTMVSRHGFWKVTKECFLNAYVVCQF; this is encoded by the exons ATGAGGCTCCCCGTCTTATTTGGCATCGTTTTGTTGGTGACAGACGTCGGCTATTGCCAGAATCCATGCGTTCCTCCGTATTGCAACATACATCCGGTACCAGGGCCGATGGGACTTCCAG GACTACCAGGACCTGATGGAAAACCTGGAATACCAGGACTTCCTGGAAAACCTGGACTACCAGGACTTGATGGAAAACCTGGACTACCAGGACTTTCTGGAAAACCTGGACTACCAGGACTTCGTGGACCAGTAGGACCACCAGGACCACCAGGATTATCTCTCCTAG GACCAGTGGGACGACCCGGCCTACCGGGGCCACCTGGATCAACGGGTCCAATGGGGCCACGAGGATCAGCTGGACCACCAGGACCACCAGGAAAAACAGGATGGGACGGACCAGCAGGACCACCAG GAGCGCCTGGAGTGTCTGTAATAG GGCCACCGGGACCAGCTGGACCACATGGACCACCTGGGAAAACGGGCCCGGCTGGATCACAAGGACCACCCGGAGAGCCAG GTGTTAGCTGCAGTTGTCCTGACATCAAGGCCATAGAGCAGCAACTGACCAAGTTACAGCTGG CTATAACTTACAGCTTCGTCCGAAAGGTCGGCGAGAAATACTTTGTGTCCAACAAGGAGAGGGAACCTTTCGAGAAGGCAGTGAAGTTCTGCTCCCAGCGAGGGTTGGAGTTGGCTCTACCTCAGAGCGAAGAGGAAAACAACGCACTGGCTGGAGTGTTCAACGACGCATACAAAACCGTCTGGATCAATGTCAACAAGAAGAAAGCACAGGGGGATTTCACTCTTGATGCCAataatcgacctctgacctttgccaAATGGGGAGACGGGCAGCCAGATGCGTCCGTCCAGGATGTGGGCTGCACCATGGTGTCAAGGCACGGCTTCTGGAAAGTGACGAAGGAATGCTTCCTGAATGCTTACGTTGTCTGTCAGTTCTAA